The genomic region ATTTTACCGAGAAAAATAATCTCCAGTGTCTCAGTTATATTGGGGTCGAGGGACTGGAGGGCTTCCATAAAAGTACAGAGTCCTTTTCTTTCCTCTAATCGACCGAAAAATACTAACGGAATTTTTTGGTTATTTTGTAGGGGCGATTCGCGAATCGCCCCTACATTACTTACAATCGGAATAAAATAAGGTAAATGAACTGCATGGGATGTTTTCCAGCCATAACTTTCTACCTTAGACTTGAGAAAGTGGGAGGGAAAATAAGTCACATCGGCATTCTCATAAGAATATTGCTCATAATGATACGCTTGCCAAAACCAATGGGGATGATCCACTGCATATCGATGATTGGTTTCTCGCAACCATTCAAACCCACCATGATCGGTGACTCCAACCAGGCAATTCTTGCTGAGTAACCCGGATTTTTTTGCCCGAATCGTGCGATCGCCAAATCCCCAAATTGCCGGAAATTCCACATAAATCACGGCTTCCGGGAAACTGGCCAAAATTGCCTGAGTAAAGAATAAACAGCAGAAACTTTCATAATCAAACCATTGGGCGATCGTCTGTTCCTGACTTTGGGCTAAAATAGCGCGGTGAATCGGCTGAAGATTTAACACCTTATCCACTTCGACCGTAGAAAAAATATGCTGAAGATTGGGCAATTGAGATTTTCCCCCAAACTCGGTGTCATTCTGGCAAAGTAACAGAATAATGTACCAACCATCGGCGGCTAAATGTTGGCTTAATGCCTGATAATAAGTGCCGATACCACCATTCTGATAAAATCCCTCAAATTCGCTAGTGGCTAAAATAGCTACTTTTTGGGCAGAAGCATTGAATGTTTCTTGCCATTGAGGTTGAAAATAGACTTGAGAATAGTCAGGGGACAGGATATGAGCGAGTAAATTTTTCATATTGTTAAGACTTTTTATTAAATAAACCAAATTTCAAATAACCTTGCGTCATCTTGCTTAGGGACACGGCATTGCCGTGTGCTCCTACGGTTGCCGTGTCCTCCTATATATGTTGTAGGGGTGATTCGCGAATCACCCCTACATGGTTCTCCGGGATATTTCTTCTGCCGCAAGAGGAATTTCGCCAACATTGCCAAACATTTCTCTAGCCTGAATCAATTCTTGTTTAGCTTGGTCTAAATCTCCTAAATAAATAAAAGCCATCACTTTAGCCGCAGCAATATTCGGACGTAATTTTTCGTGACAAATTTGCAACGAGTAGGCAAACGCCTGATGCACATCTTCCGTAGAAAATATACTAAACGGCGGATCCAAATCTAAACTTAAAGTCTCCTTGGGTAAAGGATTGACATATTGAAACACTGCGGCTTGGTAGAGATTGCAATGGTGTTTAAAATATGGCCGCAATTTGTAAATCAATAGATGTATCCAAGCCGTGGCATAATCAGCAAAATCATTATAATGAACGAGTGATACGCCGGGAATTAAATCAAAGTAAAAATTTTTAATGATGCTTTTGGTCAGTTCCCAGCTTTTCATGGCATCCACAAATAAATATTCGATCGCCCCACCGTTCCAACCAATCTCCATCACATTTCCCGGATAAACTGCGATCGAGGGACTCCAGGGACTAATTCTGCGAGTAAATTCATCTAAAAAGCTATCTCCTGGTTTATATTTGCCTTCCAGGGAAGTCCCTTTCACCGTTTGTTCCATATATGGATGCCAAGTAAATAAATCGTAAGCATGAATCCGTTTATATTTCAGGGCAACCCGGCGATTTTTTTCTAATCCCTTAGCCAGAGAAATAGTTGCCGACCCTAACCAACATCCTAAATCAATGATTTCCCCTTGACCGGAGTAAATATTTTGACCATAATCTTGCAGGAAAATCTGCTCTTGATCTGAGGTCATCCCCAATAATCGAGAATATGATTCTGGGCTAGATAGCTGCTGTTTACTGACCGATACTTGAGTAAAAGCTTGTTTTATATACTCTAGCCGATGGTTCAGCAAAGATTGATTCACTTGTGCTAAAAACTCTCGTTGGGGAACAGCGGGAATTTCAGGATAAGCCTCGATCGCATTGGCAATTTCTGCTGCTAGAGATTGGGAGTTTCCTGGTTCAAACCATCGCACCTTATCCGATTCAATTCCCCCCTTATTTATCCCCCTCCCGTCCCCCTTTGAAAGGGGGAGGCCAGCAGAATAAAGAGGGGATCGTCCAATTAATTTTAAGGTTTCTCGAAAGCCTCCGGTATCTGAGACCACCAAACTCACGGGTAACTGTCCCATTTCCAAAGCACTATTGGGAAAGTTTTCTTGAGGACTGGTCAGACAGACAATTGCCGGGGCTAATTCTTGCACGAGGGCGATCGCTTCCTGGCTAAATAAGTCCGAGATGATGGTATAATTGATATCATTAAATTTATTATTAAGTTGTTGTTCGATATATTGTTGACTGTCTTGTTGCTCAGTTTCCGGGGCATGAAGGGTGACAGTTTTCCCTAAAAATAACAGATAAAGTTGCTGGCTAATGTCCTCATCGGCAAAATGCTTAGTAATATGCTCGATCGCCTCCAAAAACGTCAGCAGTCCTTTCCGTTCTTCCAAGCGACCAAAAAAGACGATCGGGATTTGTTGCCGTTTAATATTCAGACCAACCCGGTCTAACATTGGTCGTTTTTTATCCAAAGGTGGCACCAGCGTAAAACAGTAGGGCAAATGAATCGCATGGGTCATGTTCCAGCCATAACTTTTCACCTTTTCCGCCATAAACCAAGACAGGAAAAAGGCTAAATCGGCATTTTCAAAAGAATATTGCTCGTAACCATACACCTTTTGATACCAATCCCAGGCTGGATATAAACTATATTTTTCATTGGCCTCATTCAACCACTCTTGACTGCTGTGCATCGTCACCGCTGTCACGCAATTTTTTCCCAACAACCCCGCACGTTTAGCTTGAATTGTCCGATATCCCAGCCCGCACAAATCGGGAAATTCCACATAAATAGGAGACTGGCTAAAATGATGGGCGATCGCCTGGACAAAAAACAGAATTCGATAACTTTCTGACTCCACCCACTCCCATTGTTGAAACCCCGATAAAATCCCTTGGTGAATTGGCTGTAATTGCAAAAATTTTTCCGCTTCATGGGTAGCAAAAATATGGCGAACCGGGGCAACCGTAGATTCTCCCTGAAACTCTTTTTCTGTTTTACAGAGAATTAAAATCACATATCGGCCTTGACTGGCTAATTTTTCGCTCAAAGTTTTATAATAAGTACCGATGCCGCCATTTTTGAAAATGCCCTCATATTCGGAAGTCACCAAAATCGCCACATTTTCCGGGGCTGGCGATAATTTGGCATCGCAGGTTGCTTGAAAGCGAACCGTAAACTCTTTCTCCCAATCCTTCGCCAAGATGTTTGTTTTCGCGAGCAATCTTTGCTGATTCATTTTTTATTCTATTAGCGTAGTTAGTAGTAGGGTGGGCATTGCCCAACATCCACTATATATAATAGTATCCGGTAGGGTGTGTTAGGCGCTCCATTAATTATTAATCTAATCAGAGATTTATAATAGTGCCGTAACGCACCATCTTACTATGAATCTATTTTGTCATATGGTGGTAGGCAGAAGTGTTGAACGGTACTAATGAATTAGCATAAAATAGATACAAGAATCCTATGAAAAGCTGATTTCAGTGATGGAAAACTAGCTCTCTAAACCAGTGGACATAACTAATCTTTTCACACATAAAAGCCTGTAAATATCGCAACTTATCTAATAATGATGAACCCCATTCTTGGTTAATTTTTACTAATTTTAAAATTAGATATCCGATTAAACAGCAATAAATCTGGATTTCCATTCCATTCACATTTTTCGTGATAAATTTATCCAACTTTAAGTGCATTTTCAAGAACTTCCACAGCAATTCAATTTGCCAGCGTAGTCGATAAAATTCACCAATTTCTTCGTTACTTATTCCTCCTTCTCCTGTCTCTGGCAAATTCGTCACTAAGCGAAATTCAGTTTTTTCTTCCCGGTCGCAAAACATTACTACTCTTCCTTGTACTTGTGCTGTTCCTGTCCCCATTAAATATTCCCCATTCTCTAACATTTCTAATTTAATGTTTTTTCGGATTCTCAAGACGAAGTAGCGATTTTTTTGAGCTTGAAGTTGGGCAATTCTTTCTAAGCTGCAAAAACCTCTATCCATTACGGCGACTCCGTTTTCCGGCGTGGCTTCTATCGTTTCATTTCCATATTTGCTATCGTGTCCTTGACCCAAATGAATTGATATTCCTCCTGGGTTTCCTGTCACTAAGTTAATG from Oxynema aestuarii AP17 harbors:
- a CDS encoding IS4 family transposase; this encodes MVSNFPEILQKHLSHLPQDDYPVLDTFKFVSIWLNFILDQSQTTMRSLFKRLNIRGESVDISTFSKASKTRSPEVFHRLWDELKKEVAKKSQNSDKELMIFPLDSTIITLTSKLLWHQGYHQLKLFSGINLVTGNPGGISIHLGQGHDSKYGNETIEATPENGVAVMDRGFCSLERIAQLQAQKNRYFVLRIRKNIKLEMLENGEYLMGTGTAQVQGRVVMFCDREEKTEFRLVTNLPETGEGGISNEEIGEFYRLRWQIELLWKFLKMHLKLDKFITKNVNGMEIQIYCCLIGYLILKLVKINQEWGSSLLDKLRYLQAFMCEKISYVHWFRELVFHH
- a CDS encoding glycosyltransferase family 4 protein, whose translation is MTSEYEGIFKNGGIGTYYKTLSEKLASQGRYVILILCKTEKEFQGESTVAPVRHIFATHEAEKFLQLQPIHQGILSGFQQWEWVESESYRILFFVQAIAHHFSQSPIYVEFPDLCGLGYRTIQAKRAGLLGKNCVTAVTMHSSQEWLNEANEKYSLYPAWDWYQKVYGYEQYSFENADLAFFLSWFMAEKVKSYGWNMTHAIHLPYCFTLVPPLDKKRPMLDRVGLNIKRQQIPIVFFGRLEERKGLLTFLEAIEHITKHFADEDISQQLYLLFLGKTVTLHAPETEQQDSQQYIEQQLNNKFNDINYTIISDLFSQEAIALVQELAPAIVCLTSPQENFPNSALEMGQLPVSLVVSDTGGFRETLKLIGRSPLYSAGLPLSKGDGRGINKGGIESDKVRWFEPGNSQSLAAEIANAIEAYPEIPAVPQREFLAQVNQSLLNHRLEYIKQAFTQVSVSKQQLSSPESYSRLLGMTSDQEQIFLQDYGQNIYSGQGEIIDLGCWLGSATISLAKGLEKNRRVALKYKRIHAYDLFTWHPYMEQTVKGTSLEGKYKPGDSFLDEFTRRISPWSPSIAVYPGNVMEIGWNGGAIEYLFVDAMKSWELTKSIIKNFYFDLIPGVSLVHYNDFADYATAWIHLLIYKLRPYFKHHCNLYQAAVFQYVNPLPKETLSLDLDPPFSIFSTEDVHQAFAYSLQICHEKLRPNIAAAKVMAFIYLGDLDQAKQELIQAREMFGNVGEIPLAAEEISRRTM